A genomic stretch from Edaphobacter aggregans includes:
- a CDS encoding (2Fe-2S) ferredoxin domain-containing protein, with protein MPKFDHHIFICTNERDESATRPSCLPQGSKKLKSAFKDAIKETGLKHHIRANESGCLDQCEHGPVVVIYPEAVWYGNVHVCDVEEIVTEHLLHNRPVERLRLPDTCLNTEHCPHKPATKHK; from the coding sequence TTGCCAAAATTCGACCACCACATCTTCATCTGCACGAACGAGCGCGACGAATCCGCAACCCGTCCCAGCTGCCTCCCGCAGGGAAGTAAGAAGCTCAAATCAGCCTTCAAAGATGCCATCAAGGAAACCGGCCTCAAGCACCACATTCGCGCCAACGAATCCGGCTGCCTCGACCAATGTGAACACGGTCCTGTCGTCGTCATCTATCCCGAAGCTGTTTGGTACGGCAACGTCCACGTCTGCGACGTCGAAGAGATCGTCACTGAACACCTCCTCCACAACCGTCCCGTTGAACGCCTTCGCCTTCCCGACACCTGCCTCAACACCGAGCACTGCCCCCACAAACCCGCCACAAAACACAAGTAG
- a CDS encoding DUF507 family protein, which translates to MIFSKDYVGYLARQTVKHLVSAKMIETSKPAILDERVAAAMVDELSLEDRINDEVRVILEAFQDDMRKTGASYPEMFKKVKNELARKYKAVL; encoded by the coding sequence ATGATTTTTTCTAAAGATTACGTTGGATACCTGGCGCGCCAGACCGTGAAACACCTCGTCAGCGCAAAGATGATCGAAACTAGCAAACCGGCCATCCTCGACGAACGTGTCGCAGCCGCCATGGTCGATGAGCTCTCTCTCGAAGACCGCATCAATGACGAGGTCCGCGTCATCCTCGAAGCCTTTCAGGATGATATGCGTAAGACCGGTGCCAGCTACCCCGAGATGTTCAAAAAGGTGAAGAACGAGCTGGCCCGCAAATACAAGGCGGTGCTGTGA
- the recJ gene encoding single-stranded-DNA-specific exonuclease RecJ has product MASAQRGLEREWTIQAVDAEAVVHLAGVVGCPVAIASLLIGRGITGEIEARRFFYPSIDDLHDPTLMLGMGAAVARVQQAVRAGEAILIYGDYDVDGTTATVLLKTAIERIAPKDTPAKVTYHVPHRLREGYGMQTGVLGQAAAAGIRVVISVDTGIRAFAAAAEAKALGLDLIVTDHHLPDDVVGVPEALAVVNPAQEGCPYPFKSLCGAAVAFKLAHAILAAAAATDAERDVLRKKLIPSFLKMVALATIADSVPLEGENRVIAALGLRELRNPVQAGLRALMEVAKIPPDRAPTATEVGFRLGPRINAAGRMDIGSDVVELFLTRDSARAMELAQKLDRLNDERRATEARALEAIEAQLETMRGQDGVFLPECIILDDADWHRGVLGILASRVVDRTGRPALVMMHEDGQAHGSGRSIAGFHLLDALTCVHGVDGNGASAGENGVLFTRFGGHAYAVGFSLPSDRVDALRERMRSYGTSLLTGPVLMPPLECDAEVRLCDLTQEFFDWLTRCGPFGNGNPEPVFVTKDVTLGAEVRIIKERHICLEIGGDGVAGRFSALGWSRGTEWVESCRTLDLRPGSCVDIAYRLKAKTNPQFPGLELELVDLRQTRGGVGVD; this is encoded by the coding sequence ATGGCCTCTGCCCAGCGTGGGCTCGAACGGGAGTGGACGATACAGGCAGTCGATGCTGAGGCCGTCGTGCATCTGGCTGGGGTTGTTGGGTGTCCCGTTGCTATTGCAAGTCTGTTGATTGGGCGTGGGATTACGGGGGAGATCGAGGCTCGTCGGTTTTTCTATCCTTCGATAGACGACCTGCACGATCCGACGCTGATGCTGGGAATGGGCGCCGCAGTGGCGCGCGTTCAACAGGCAGTGCGGGCGGGTGAGGCAATTCTGATCTATGGCGATTACGACGTAGATGGAACGACCGCTACGGTGCTGTTGAAGACGGCTATCGAGCGGATTGCTCCGAAGGATACACCGGCGAAGGTGACCTACCATGTGCCGCATCGCCTTCGCGAAGGATATGGGATGCAGACCGGTGTGCTGGGGCAGGCGGCTGCGGCAGGGATCCGGGTGGTAATCAGCGTGGATACCGGCATTCGGGCATTTGCGGCTGCCGCGGAGGCGAAGGCGCTGGGGCTTGATTTGATTGTGACGGATCATCACCTGCCGGATGATGTGGTGGGAGTTCCGGAGGCGTTGGCGGTGGTGAATCCGGCGCAGGAGGGGTGCCCGTATCCCTTCAAATCGCTCTGTGGAGCGGCGGTGGCGTTCAAGCTAGCACATGCCATTCTTGCTGCAGCGGCGGCGACCGATGCCGAGCGTGATGTATTGAGAAAGAAGTTGATTCCTTCCTTTCTGAAGATGGTAGCGCTGGCTACCATCGCTGATTCGGTGCCTCTTGAAGGGGAGAATCGGGTGATTGCGGCGTTGGGTTTGCGTGAGCTGCGAAATCCTGTGCAGGCGGGGCTGCGAGCGCTGATGGAGGTGGCCAAGATACCGCCCGATCGCGCTCCGACGGCAACCGAGGTAGGGTTTCGTCTGGGACCTCGTATCAATGCAGCGGGCAGGATGGATATTGGCAGTGATGTCGTTGAGTTGTTCCTGACGCGGGATTCGGCGCGGGCGATGGAATTGGCGCAGAAGCTCGACCGGCTGAACGATGAACGGCGGGCGACGGAGGCCAGAGCGCTCGAAGCGATTGAAGCTCAACTTGAGACGATGCGGGGACAAGATGGCGTTTTTCTGCCGGAGTGCATCATCCTTGATGACGCGGACTGGCATCGCGGCGTGCTGGGGATTCTTGCTTCGCGAGTGGTGGATCGTACGGGACGGCCCGCTTTGGTGATGATGCATGAGGATGGACAGGCGCATGGGTCGGGCCGGTCGATCGCGGGCTTTCATCTGCTGGATGCGTTGACGTGCGTGCATGGGGTCGATGGAAACGGCGCTTCTGCGGGAGAGAATGGCGTTCTCTTTACGCGGTTCGGGGGCCATGCTTATGCAGTGGGGTTCTCACTGCCGTCTGATCGAGTTGATGCGCTGAGAGAACGGATGCGGAGTTATGGCACTTCCCTGCTGACCGGGCCTGTGCTGATGCCGCCGCTCGAATGTGATGCTGAGGTGCGGCTTTGTGATTTGACGCAAGAGTTTTTTGACTGGCTCACACGATGCGGGCCATTTGGCAATGGAAATCCAGAGCCAGTATTTGTAACCAAAGACGTGACGCTCGGTGCTGAGGTGCGCATCATCAAAGAGAGACACATCTGCCTCGAGATTGGAGGGGATGGTGTGGCTGGACGGTTCAGCGCGCTGGGATGGAGCCGCGGTACCGAGTGGGTGGAGAGTTGCAGGACGTTGGACCTGAGGCCTGGATCGTGCGTTGATATTGCCTATCGATTGAAGGCAAAGACAAACCCGCAGTTTCCGGGGCTTGAGCTGGAACTGGTTGATCTTCGGCAGACGCGTGGTGGTGTAGGCGTCGATTAA
- a CDS encoding EamA family transporter: protein MNGHTAGPLLTWATILSVAITAVAGDVLTAGAMRRLGDLDLIRAKSGLMGAIKAVVSSPMFLLGVLCMALSFFTLLLTLSHVDVSLAAPASASLTFIGNAFAAKFFLHENVDRRRWFAAIFVCIGVALLAK from the coding sequence ATGAACGGGCATACCGCTGGGCCTTTGCTTACTTGGGCGACGATTTTGTCGGTCGCGATCACGGCTGTGGCAGGAGACGTTTTGACTGCGGGTGCGATGAGGCGGCTGGGGGATCTTGATCTGATTCGCGCGAAGTCCGGCTTGATGGGTGCGATCAAGGCTGTAGTCTCCAGCCCGATGTTTCTGCTTGGCGTGCTTTGTATGGCACTTAGCTTCTTCACGTTGCTGCTTACGCTGTCGCATGTTGATGTTTCGCTGGCTGCGCCTGCCAGCGCTTCGCTTACATTTATTGGCAATGCATTCGCTGCAAAATTTTTCCTGCATGAGAACGTTGATCGGCGGCGGTGGTTCGCGGCAATTTTTGTCTGCATCGGCGTCGCTCTGCTGGCGAAGTAG
- a CDS encoding DUF507 family protein, with translation MRISRDKLNKLAHTVADTLAEIPECDFLEDRNTIRQEARKALEKLLLEETRIDAAARQKIASQRKIILEGSQEWDILYRKYYNDEVKKLGL, from the coding sequence GTGAGAATCTCCCGCGACAAGCTCAATAAACTCGCCCACACCGTAGCCGACACCCTCGCCGAGATCCCGGAGTGCGACTTCCTTGAGGACCGCAACACTATCCGGCAGGAGGCCCGCAAAGCACTCGAGAAGCTCCTTCTCGAAGAGACCAGGATCGACGCCGCCGCCCGCCAGAAGATCGCCTCGCAGCGCAAGATCATCCTCGAGGGCTCGCAGGAGTGGGACATCCTCTACCGCAAGTACTACAACGACGAAGTCAAAAAGCTCGGCCTCTAG
- a CDS encoding tetratricopeptide repeat protein — protein sequence MALASRLIVRLALLLLVLTGGVCSMYADNVQANALLQQGRVDEASTVLQAILKTQPNDAKARQLFCRVYYSQDMADGAVRECEAATASAPSESDHQVWLGRSYGLKASQANPLVAFGIAKKVRVSFERGVELNPVSVQALSDLGQFYVEAPAIVGGGLDKAAAIAARMRPLSAARAHRLLGMIANKKKDTVTAEAEFQAAVAAGRAPEAYVDLGSFYQQHGQNDKAYATLQAAIAADHAKGPALVDVASVLTLLNRSPELAERCLRDYLSSSAKSDDAPAFKVHVQLGDLLLHRGDVAGAHREYAAALALASNYPPAIKAMQGR from the coding sequence ATGGCCCTTGCCTCACGTCTGATTGTCCGGTTGGCTTTGCTCTTGTTGGTTCTGACCGGCGGCGTCTGTTCAATGTATGCGGACAATGTCCAAGCGAACGCTCTACTGCAGCAGGGACGGGTCGATGAAGCTAGCACAGTGCTTCAGGCTATCTTGAAAACACAACCCAACGATGCGAAGGCTCGTCAACTTTTTTGCCGTGTCTATTATTCGCAGGACATGGCGGATGGCGCGGTTCGAGAATGCGAGGCTGCCACGGCCAGTGCTCCTTCCGAGAGCGATCATCAGGTCTGGCTAGGGCGCTCTTATGGGCTGAAAGCATCGCAGGCGAATCCGCTTGTTGCATTCGGAATTGCTAAGAAAGTCCGTGTTTCGTTTGAGCGTGGGGTGGAGTTGAATCCGGTGAGTGTTCAGGCGCTGAGCGACCTTGGGCAGTTTTATGTAGAGGCTCCTGCGATCGTCGGCGGTGGGCTCGATAAGGCCGCTGCGATCGCTGCTCGAATGCGTCCTCTCTCGGCGGCACGTGCGCATCGTCTGCTAGGGATGATCGCGAATAAAAAGAAAGATACTGTTACGGCCGAAGCCGAGTTTCAGGCGGCGGTCGCGGCTGGAAGGGCCCCGGAGGCTTACGTCGATCTTGGGAGTTTTTATCAGCAGCACGGACAGAATGACAAAGCTTATGCGACGCTCCAGGCGGCTATCGCGGCAGACCATGCGAAGGGGCCTGCGCTGGTCGATGTGGCGAGCGTACTGACGCTCCTTAACCGTTCGCCGGAGCTGGCTGAGCGGTGTCTGCGCGACTATCTCTCTTCCTCCGCCAAGTCGGATGATGCTCCGGCGTTCAAGGTACATGTACAGCTTGGCGACCTGCTCCTGCATCGCGGGGATGTAGCCGGTGCGCATCGGGAGTACGCCGCCGCGCTTGCGCTTGCCTCCAACTACCCCCCTGCCATCAAAGCTATGCAGGGGAGGTAA
- a CDS encoding TolC family protein, which produces MTRLLRLLVASCAFALAVTPTVAQISFTTAVDLALKNSPKVMIAQADVDKALAVLEQARDVYIPTLAGGSGLGYSYGFPLGQPSVFNFTSQSLLLNFSQKDYIRAAEASLNAANLALRDARQAVAEDAAITYLALGYDQQRHAALGDQAGFAAKLVSIVQNRLDAGQDTPIDLTTARLSAAQIRLARLRAEDDAMADQAHLARLTGLPAQGLTVVPSSIPQITPPQTGDATGEAPLTSPGVESAYAIAKAKQQTAFGDSRYLWRPQVYFVAQYSLFAKFNNYDQFYQHFQYNNFGIGVDIRFPIFDSVQRAKAHESAAEAVRAQHEANVARDQFFDGRLKLRHATAELAARAEVASLDRQLAQQQLAVMEVQLQAGSGNPSGPPMTPKDEQLSRIAEREKFLAVLDAEFQVRQSQINLMRQTGDLESWLKAAAQSQPPETSKP; this is translated from the coding sequence ATGACCCGCCTTCTTCGATTGCTCGTTGCGTCTTGCGCGTTTGCCCTTGCGGTGACGCCAACGGTAGCACAGATCTCCTTCACGACAGCGGTGGATTTGGCGCTGAAGAACAGTCCCAAGGTCATGATCGCGCAAGCCGACGTAGACAAGGCGCTGGCCGTACTTGAACAGGCTCGGGATGTGTATATCCCGACGCTGGCGGGAGGATCAGGGCTTGGCTACTCCTATGGCTTTCCACTGGGTCAGCCGTCAGTCTTCAACTTTACGTCGCAGTCGCTGCTCTTGAATTTTTCGCAGAAGGATTACATTCGGGCCGCTGAAGCTTCGCTGAACGCGGCAAACCTCGCATTGCGCGACGCTCGCCAGGCGGTTGCCGAAGATGCAGCGATCACCTATCTGGCGCTCGGCTACGACCAGCAGCGACATGCGGCTCTGGGAGATCAGGCGGGCTTTGCGGCAAAGCTGGTGAGCATCGTGCAGAATAGACTTGATGCAGGCCAGGATACGCCGATCGATCTGACGACAGCGAGACTTTCGGCGGCTCAAATTCGACTTGCCCGGCTCCGTGCCGAGGATGATGCGATGGCTGATCAGGCGCATCTGGCGCGGCTTACCGGGCTGCCCGCACAAGGCCTGACTGTTGTCCCTTCGAGCATTCCCCAGATCACACCGCCGCAGACAGGGGACGCCACAGGCGAGGCACCGCTTACCAGCCCCGGGGTCGAGTCGGCCTATGCCATAGCAAAGGCGAAGCAGCAGACTGCGTTTGGTGATTCGCGCTATCTCTGGCGTCCGCAGGTCTACTTTGTCGCACAGTACAGCCTGTTCGCAAAGTTCAACAACTACGATCAGTTCTATCAACACTTTCAGTACAACAACTTTGGAATCGGCGTTGATATCAGGTTTCCGATCTTCGATTCGGTTCAGCGTGCCAAGGCACATGAATCAGCAGCGGAGGCGGTGCGTGCCCAGCATGAGGCAAATGTTGCTCGCGACCAGTTTTTCGATGGCCGATTGAAGCTCCGACATGCGACGGCGGAGCTGGCCGCGCGGGCCGAGGTGGCCAGTCTCGACCGGCAACTGGCGCAACAGCAACTGGCTGTGATGGAAGTGCAGTTGCAGGCTGGCAGCGGCAATCCATCGGGCCCTCCGATGACGCCGAAGGATGAGCAGTTGTCGCGCATTGCGGAACGAGAGAAGTTTCTGGCGGTTCTCGATGCGGAATTTCAGGTGCGGCAATCGCAGATCAATCTGATGCGGCAGACCGGCGACTTAGAATCGTGGCTGAAAGCTGCTGCACAATCACAACCTCCGGAAACCTCGAAACCATAG
- a CDS encoding DMT family transporter, which translates to MKHRLSLQRYLVLLAVMLTASVGDTLLSHGMTQVGPVSLHNLGMLFVALRNPWVITGILCLLGFFASYLSALSWADLTFVLPATAFGYVVVALLSQFWLKEYLSIYRWLGIVLIVCGVGFVANGPSLTEHAPHPGADIDPLIANTPEPNA; encoded by the coding sequence ATGAAACATCGACTTTCTTTGCAGCGCTATCTTGTTCTGCTGGCCGTGATGCTCACGGCGTCGGTGGGCGACACGTTGCTCTCGCATGGCATGACGCAGGTTGGGCCTGTATCGTTGCACAATCTTGGGATGCTGTTTGTTGCACTTAGAAATCCATGGGTGATCACCGGGATTCTCTGCTTGCTGGGATTCTTTGCGAGTTATCTAAGCGCTTTGAGTTGGGCGGACCTTACGTTTGTTCTTCCGGCCACGGCGTTTGGGTATGTTGTGGTTGCCCTCCTCTCACAGTTCTGGCTCAAGGAGTACCTCTCGATTTATCGGTGGCTGGGCATTGTTCTGATTGTCTGTGGCGTGGGGTTTGTGGCGAATGGGCCATCGCTGACTGAGCATGCGCCACATCCCGGGGCTGACATTGATCCGTTGATTGCAAATACTCCGGAGCCAAACGCATGA
- the miaB gene encoding tRNA (N6-isopentenyl adenosine(37)-C2)-methylthiotransferase MiaB, which yields MSKTFYIETFGCQMNVHDSEKVIGTLEHQGYARVQDEADAGLILYNTCSIRDKAEQKVFHRLNEYKRLQGEGKKFAVLGCVAQQEGERIFEKAPYVSLVAGSASYRNLPEMLARLEAGETRITGLDDRQTDLTFETDFTSRSNPHRGYITIIEGCDKFCAYCVVPYTRGKERSRTSASVLVEARKMADLGYTDIQLLGQNVNSWRDPSGRMSFAELLTAIGNISGIRRVRFTTSHPRDFTRDIVQAIDATPALCDHIHLPVQSGSTAVLKAMSREYTRDWYLERMSWIHAAQRDISITSDMIVGFPGETDADFEETITLIDAVKYDAIFAFKFSPRPNTPAVHMADSTPESVKDQRLRILNDRQREIQRTHYARHLDQIVEIMVEGYNPTRNQVIGRSSQNKTVNFTTAQLENSTPPIGSYLPIRITQTMPNCLIGEALPPAGDATPFISINRTPHFVVLN from the coding sequence GTGAGCAAGACTTTCTATATCGAAACCTTCGGCTGCCAGATGAACGTCCATGACTCTGAAAAAGTCATCGGCACCCTTGAGCACCAGGGCTACGCCCGCGTCCAGGACGAAGCCGACGCCGGCCTGATCCTCTACAACACCTGTTCCATCCGCGACAAAGCCGAGCAAAAGGTCTTCCATCGCCTCAACGAGTACAAGCGCCTCCAGGGCGAGGGCAAAAAGTTTGCCGTCCTCGGCTGCGTCGCCCAGCAGGAAGGCGAGCGCATCTTCGAGAAGGCCCCCTACGTCTCCCTCGTAGCCGGATCCGCTTCCTACCGCAACCTCCCCGAGATGCTTGCCCGCCTCGAAGCCGGCGAAACCCGCATCACCGGCCTCGACGACCGCCAGACCGACCTTACCTTCGAAACCGACTTCACCTCCCGCTCCAACCCTCATCGCGGATACATCACCATCATCGAAGGCTGTGACAAGTTCTGCGCCTACTGCGTCGTCCCCTACACCCGGGGCAAAGAGCGCTCCCGCACCTCCGCCTCCGTCCTCGTCGAAGCCCGCAAGATGGCCGACCTTGGCTACACCGACATCCAGCTCCTGGGCCAGAACGTCAACTCCTGGCGCGACCCCTCCGGCCGCATGTCCTTCGCCGAACTCCTCACCGCCATCGGCAACATCTCTGGCATCCGCCGCGTCCGCTTCACCACCTCGCACCCTCGCGACTTCACCCGCGACATCGTCCAGGCTATCGATGCCACCCCCGCCCTCTGCGACCACATCCATCTCCCCGTACAATCCGGCTCAACCGCTGTCCTAAAGGCCATGTCCCGCGAGTACACCCGCGACTGGTACCTCGAGCGCATGAGCTGGATCCATGCCGCCCAGCGCGACATCTCCATCACCAGCGACATGATCGTCGGTTTCCCCGGCGAAACCGACGCTGACTTCGAAGAGACCATTACCCTCATCGACGCCGTCAAATACGACGCCATCTTCGCCTTCAAGTTCTCCCCCCGACCCAACACACCCGCCGTCCACATGGCCGATAGTACCCCCGAGTCCGTCAAAGACCAGCGTCTACGCATCCTCAACGACCGCCAGCGCGAAATCCAGCGCACCCACTACGCCCGCCACCTCGACCAAATCGTCGAGATTATGGTCGAAGGCTACAATCCCACCCGCAATCAGGTCATCGGCCGCAGCTCGCAGAACAAGACCGTCAACTTCACCACGGCGCAGTTGGAAAATTCAACGCCACCCATCGGCAGTTACCTCCCAATCCGCATCACACAAACCATGCCCAACTGCCTCATCGGCGAAGCCCTTCCACCCGCAGGCGACGCGACCCCATTCATCTCCATCAACCGTACCCCGCACTTTGTAGTCCTCAACTAA
- a CDS encoding efflux RND transporter periplasmic adaptor subunit, whose amino-acid sequence MPTIETRRPNPVVLLGIVLAVIALAVVGIRSFTRETVEIRAAAVDHQNLLRTVSTNGRVEPVEYYQAHASAPGTIAKIHVEVGQKVKKGDLLIRMDDAEAVSRLATANATLRTAEANLHDIQQGGTQDERIGLNNDLNRAQLQQQQATKDLAALKQLQQKGAASASEVASAEQRLQAANASLDVLKTRTTQRYGTSDLARAQAQVEEAKAAVAAAQSAYAAVNIRSPLAGTVYSIPVSTYDFVQAGEDLMDIADLNRIQVRAYFDEPEIGKLAVGQAVKIVWDAKPDLTWHGHISRAPSTVITYGTRNVGECIITVDDAQGDLLPNTNVTVTVTVSQRFNVLSVPREALHTEGTNYFVFRVIDGRLVRTPVQIDVVTLTRVEITGGLTEKDTVATTATSNRDLSNGLAVKIVE is encoded by the coding sequence ATGCCGACGATCGAGACAAGACGCCCAAATCCTGTTGTCCTCCTGGGCATCGTGCTCGCGGTTATTGCCCTGGCTGTGGTGGGTATTCGCTCCTTCACACGCGAGACGGTGGAGATCCGCGCGGCGGCTGTCGATCATCAGAACCTGCTGAGGACAGTATCGACTAATGGCAGGGTGGAGCCTGTGGAGTACTATCAGGCGCATGCTTCAGCGCCGGGAACGATCGCCAAGATCCATGTAGAGGTCGGCCAGAAGGTGAAAAAGGGAGATCTGCTGATCCGGATGGATGACGCGGAGGCTGTCTCCCGGCTTGCTACTGCAAATGCCACTCTGCGAACAGCCGAGGCAAATCTTCATGACATACAGCAGGGTGGAACGCAGGACGAGCGCATCGGTCTGAATAACGACCTGAACCGGGCGCAACTGCAACAGCAGCAAGCCACGAAGGACCTGGCTGCATTGAAGCAGTTGCAGCAGAAGGGTGCTGCGTCGGCCAGCGAAGTGGCTTCAGCCGAACAACGATTGCAGGCTGCAAATGCGTCGCTTGACGTCCTCAAGACAAGAACGACACAACGTTATGGCACCAGCGACCTCGCGCGTGCTCAGGCGCAGGTGGAGGAGGCCAAAGCGGCTGTTGCCGCGGCTCAAAGTGCCTATGCGGCGGTTAATATCCGGTCGCCGCTGGCTGGGACGGTGTATTCGATTCCGGTCTCGACCTATGACTTTGTGCAGGCAGGCGAGGATCTGATGGATATTGCCGACCTGAATCGAATCCAGGTACGCGCTTACTTCGATGAACCGGAGATCGGCAAGCTCGCGGTCGGGCAAGCCGTAAAGATTGTGTGGGATGCCAAACCAGATCTGACCTGGCATGGTCACATCAGCCGCGCACCGTCGACTGTGATTACCTATGGCACTCGTAATGTTGGCGAATGCATCATCACGGTGGATGACGCTCAGGGAGACCTGCTGCCGAATACCAACGTGACCGTTACTGTGACGGTATCGCAACGGTTCAATGTTCTGAGCGTACCGCGTGAAGCCCTGCATACTGAGGGGACGAACTACTTCGTGTTTCGCGTGATCGACGGCAGACTGGTAAGGACGCCGGTGCAGATCGACGTGGTCACGCTAACACGGGTTGAGATTACTGGCGGACTCACCGAGAAGGACACCGTCGCTACGACCGCCACAAGCAACCGCGATCTGTCCAACGGGCTTGCCGTGAAGATCGTCGAATAG
- the hpnJ gene encoding hopanoid biosynthesis associated radical SAM protein HpnJ, with the protein MPLKTLFLNPPSFENFDGGASSRWPATREIESYWYPVWLAYPAGMLEGSKLLDAPPHHVSAEETIEIAKGYEFLVLFTSTVGWSGDHGLARAIKNANPSIKIAFVGPPVTTDPDRALNECEVIDFVCRREFDFSVVEYANGKPLNEILGISYKDAKGVIQHNPDRPQVEDLDAMPWATKIYARDMDVTRYNVPFLLHPYISLYSTRGCPAQCTFCLWPQTLSGHAWRKRSTDDVAAEMKWAKENFPHVKEFFFDDDTFNIQKARTIELCAKLKPLGLTWSCTSRVTTDRDTLKAMKEAGCRLLIVGFESGDPQILKNIKKGATVERARDFVKDCHDLGLIIHADFILGLPGETKESIRNTINFAKTLDCETIQVSVAHAYPGTEFYDFAKRNNFITNEKMEDGGGHQMAHIEYPGLPTEYVMEMVHKFYDEYYFRPKAAFRVVWKAVVNRDVPRLYVEAKAFMKLRSQRNKAARAKREENALKQQESVSMNA; encoded by the coding sequence ATGCCACTGAAGACATTGTTTCTGAACCCGCCCTCCTTTGAGAACTTTGACGGTGGTGCCAGCTCCCGCTGGCCCGCTACCCGCGAGATCGAATCTTATTGGTATCCGGTTTGGCTGGCGTACCCCGCTGGCATGCTGGAGGGCTCCAAACTGCTGGACGCTCCCCCGCACCACGTCTCGGCGGAAGAGACCATCGAGATCGCAAAGGGCTACGAATTTTTAGTGCTATTTACGTCGACTGTAGGCTGGAGCGGCGACCATGGGCTAGCACGAGCGATCAAGAACGCTAATCCTTCTATAAAGATAGCGTTCGTTGGGCCGCCGGTCACGACAGACCCGGACCGTGCGCTGAATGAGTGCGAAGTGATCGACTTCGTCTGTCGGCGTGAGTTCGACTTCTCTGTTGTGGAGTACGCGAACGGTAAGCCACTGAATGAGATCCTCGGCATCAGCTATAAGGATGCGAAGGGTGTGATTCAACATAATCCGGATCGTCCACAGGTTGAAGATCTGGACGCAATGCCCTGGGCGACAAAGATTTATGCGCGCGATATGGACGTCACACGGTACAACGTGCCGTTCCTGCTGCATCCGTATATCTCCCTCTACTCCACGCGTGGCTGCCCGGCCCAGTGCACCTTCTGCCTCTGGCCGCAGACGCTCTCGGGCCATGCGTGGCGTAAGCGCTCGACCGATGATGTGGCTGCTGAGATGAAGTGGGCGAAAGAGAATTTTCCTCACGTTAAGGAATTCTTCTTCGACGACGATACCTTCAACATCCAGAAGGCGCGCACCATCGAACTCTGCGCAAAGCTGAAGCCGCTGGGATTGACTTGGTCGTGCACCTCTCGTGTAACGACGGACCGCGACACCTTGAAGGCCATGAAGGAAGCCGGTTGCAGGCTGTTGATCGTGGGCTTTGAGTCCGGCGACCCGCAGATTCTGAAGAACATCAAGAAGGGTGCGACGGTTGAACGTGCGCGCGACTTCGTGAAGGACTGCCACGATCTTGGGCTGATTATTCACGCGGACTTTATCCTTGGGCTGCCGGGCGAGACGAAGGAGTCGATCCGTAACACAATCAACTTCGCCAAGACGCTGGACTGCGAGACGATCCAGGTTTCGGTGGCGCACGCCTATCCAGGGACGGAGTTCTACGACTTCGCCAAGCGCAACAACTTCATCACCAACGAGAAGATGGAAGACGGCGGCGGCCATCAGATGGCGCACATTGAGTATCCGGGGCTGCCGACCGAGTACGTCATGGAGATGGTGCACAAGTTCTACGACGAGTACTACTTCCGTCCGAAGGCCGCGTTCCGCGTGGTGTGGAAGGCCGTTGTGAACCGAGATGTTCCGCGGCTTTATGTTGAGGCGAAGGCTTTCATGAAGCTTCGTTCCCAGCGTAACAAGGCTGCGCGTGCGAAGCGTGAAGAGAACGCTTTGAAGCAGCAGGAATCCGTCAGCATGAACGCCTAA